The genomic region TTTCAGGTCTCTCGGTCCCGAATTTCTGGCTCGGCATCATGCTGATCCTGCTGGTCTCGGTGAAGCTCGGCTGGCTTCCCGCTTCCGGTTACGAACCCTTCTTCAGCAACCCGCTACGCTCGATTGAAACGATGTTGATGCCATCCTTTGTGCTTGGCAACGCACTGGCCGCCACGCTGATGCGTCACACCCGCTCCGCGATGTTGAACGTACTCAGCGCCGATTACGTCCGCACCGCCCGGGCCAAGGGACTTTCCGAGCGCGCCGTCGTGCTTGAACACAGCTTTCGCAACGCCGTCCTGCCGATCGTCACGCTGAGTGCACTGCTCTTCGGCGAATTGCTTGCAGGTGCGGTATTGACCGAACAGATCTTCACCATTCCAGGCTTTGGCAAACTCATCGTCGATGCCGTCTTCAACCGCGACTATGCGGTCGTCCAAGGTGTGGTGCTTTGCACGGCAATCGGCTTCATTCTGATGAACCTGTTAGCTGACATCGTCTATGTCCTTCTCAATCCGCGAATGAGGGCAGCCCTATGACCGCTCTCGACCAGATCGCCATTGCAACTGATCAGCGCTCACCAAGCCGGGCCTGGCGCAAGCTGAAGGCCAACAAAGGGGCGATCGCAGGACTCGGGATCATCGCCTTCTTCGCCATTGTCGCAACAGCAGCGCCGCTATTGCCGATCCCCGACCCCAACGCGACGAGCTGGTCTGCAATCCGCAAGGCGCCGTCAGCAGCCCACTGGCTCGGAACCGATGACATTGGCCGTGATATTCTCTCCCGCATGGTCTGGGGCGCACAGGCCTCGCTGATGGCGGGTGTCTTTTCGGTGGCGATTGCGGTTGTGATCGGCGTTCCGTTCGGCCTCATCTCCGGCTATTTCGGCGGGTGGACGGACCAGATCATCTCCCGCGTCACCGAAGCCTTCCTCGCCATGCCGTTTCTAATCACCGCGATCGCACTTGCGGCGTTCCTAGGCCCAAGCCTGACGAATGCGATGATCGCCATTGGTCTTTCGGCCATGCCGATTTTCGTCCGGCTGACCCGCGGCCAGGTGCTCGCCGTCAAGACGGAGGAATATGTTGAGGGCGCACGTTCCATCGGGCTTCGACACTTTAGCATCATCAGTCGCTATATCCTGCCGAATGTCTTTGCGCCGATTCTCGTGCAGGCGACACTGACGATTGCGACAGCGATCATCGCCGAAGCGAGCCTTTCCTTTTTGGGCCTCGGTCAGCAGCCGCCTGCCCCCAGCTGGGGCTCGATGCTCAACGTTGCCAAGAATTTCCTCTCCCAAGCGCCGTGGATGGCGATGTGGCCGGGTGCGGCAATCTTCCTCGTCGTGATTGGCTTTAACCTTCTCGGCGACGGGCTGCGCGATGCGCTCGACCCGCGCGAAGCATGAAAGGATTCTAAAATGACCGCGTTCACCACCCGCCCAGAGATTTTGGGCACCTTCGGCGTCGTCACGTCAACCCATTGGATCGCCTCCGCCGTTGGAATGAGCATGCTCGAAAAAGGCGGAAACGCGTTTGATGCAGCGGTCGCTACCGGCTTCGTGCTGCAGGTCCTCGAGCCGCATCTTTGCGGGCCGGGCGGCGACATGCCTGCGATCTTCTATTCAAAGAAGAAGGACAAGGTCGAAGTCATCTGTGCGCAGGGGC from Rhizobium gallicum bv. gallicum R602sp harbors:
- a CDS encoding ABC transporter permease; this encodes MYTYIAKRLLVAIPTLLIISIFVFSLQKLLPGDPILAMAGEERDPQVIEYLREKYRLNEPVPYQYVSWLGSVLKGDLGISLRTNQPVVELVAEKLPVTIQLAIMSMIFAFAIGVPMGILAAVKKNTGFDYLANLIALSGLSVPNFWLGIMLILLVSVKLGWLPASGYEPFFSNPLRSIETMLMPSFVLGNALAATLMRHTRSAMLNVLSADYVRTARAKGLSERAVVLEHSFRNAVLPIVTLSALLFGELLAGAVLTEQIFTIPGFGKLIVDAVFNRDYAVVQGVVLCTAIGFILMNLLADIVYVLLNPRMRAAL
- a CDS encoding ABC transporter permease, coding for MTALDQIAIATDQRSPSRAWRKLKANKGAIAGLGIIAFFAIVATAAPLLPIPDPNATSWSAIRKAPSAAHWLGTDDIGRDILSRMVWGAQASLMAGVFSVAIAVVIGVPFGLISGYFGGWTDQIISRVTEAFLAMPFLITAIALAAFLGPSLTNAMIAIGLSAMPIFVRLTRGQVLAVKTEEYVEGARSIGLRHFSIISRYILPNVFAPILVQATLTIATAIIAEASLSFLGLGQQPPAPSWGSMLNVAKNFLSQAPWMAMWPGAAIFLVVIGFNLLGDGLRDALDPREA